In Poecilia reticulata strain Guanapo linkage group LG1, Guppy_female_1.0+MT, whole genome shotgun sequence, one genomic interval encodes:
- the nthl1 gene encoding endonuclease III-like protein 1 produces MLRNVRCGTTRLCYVVQSLKMSSPYFMQSSSVLTRSSSHSAGGGPAASLRSKLSSRQRDVDAVPARKVKVEAEEATVSEEKPSLTPSSSDGCQQRLRPITEIEASSPPPPRGRRRRQVKVEYDRDDGASRVKAEHWEPPDWTKQLGFIREMRSGRDAPVDNMGAEKCYDTQAPAHVRRFQVLVSLMLSSQTKDQVTGAAMQRLRAHGCTAENIVATDDKTLGELIYPVGFWRNKVKFLKQTSAMLVTEFGGDIPNSVEGLVRLPGVGPKMAHLAMDIAWDRVSGIGVDTHVHRISNRLGWLKKPTKNPEDTRKALEEWLPRELWSEINWLLVGFGQQVCLPVSPLCSVCLNQHNCPSAHKCSPAKRPKPGSPRSPGPSRKFKVESEPEQESDGRSKSAANQKPPD; encoded by the exons ATGCTTCGTAATGTCCGCTGTGGGACGACAAGGCTGTGTTATGTAGttcagagtttgaaaatgaGTTCTCCGTATTTCATGCAAAGCAGCTCTGTTCTCACCCGGAGCAGCAGTCACAGCGCGGGCGGTGGACCCGCGGCCTCTCTGAGGTCCAAACTCAGCAGCAGACAGAGGGATGTGGACGCCGTTCCTGCACGGAAGGTGAAGGTGGAGGCGGAGGAGGCGACAGTATCCGAAGAGAAGCCCTCTTTGACCCCTTCATCCAGCG ATGGCTGCCAGCAACGCCTCCGGCCGATCACAGAGATTGAAGCGTCATCACCGCCGCCGCCTCGCGGTCGCAGGAGGAGACAGGTTAAGGTGGAGTACGACAGAGACGATGGCGCCTCCCGGGTAAAGGCGGAGCACTGGGAGCCTCCGGACTGGACGAAGCAGTTGGGTTTCATCCGTGAGATGAGGAGCGGTCGAGACGCCCCAGTGGACAACATGGGAGCTGAGAAATGCTACGACACACAAGCCCCCGCACAT GTGAGGCGTTTCCAGGTGTTGGTGTCGCTCATGCTGTCCAGTCAGACAAAGGACCAGGTGACGGGCGCAGCGATGCAGAGGCTTCGGGCGCATGGCTGCACTGCAGAGAATATAGTTGCCACCGACGACAAAACGCTGGGAGAGCTCATCTATCCCGTCGGCTTCTGGAGG AACAAGGTGAAGTTTCTGAAGCAGACGTCGGCCATGCTAGTGACGGAGTTCGGGGGAGATATCCCGAACAGCGTGGAGGGTCTGGTTCGCCTGCCTGGAGTCGGACCTAAGATGGCCCACCTGGCTATGGACATCGCCTGGGACCGCGTGTCTGGCATAG GAGTGGACACGCACGTGCATCGCATCTCCAACAGGCTGGGCTGGCTCAAGAAACCAACCAAGAACCCAGAAGACACACGCAAGGCCCTGGAGGAGTGGTTGCCAAG gGAGCTGTGGAGCGAGATCAACTGGCTGCTGGTTGGTTTTGGACAGCAGGTTTGTCTTCCAGTCAGCCCGCTCTGCTCCGTGTGTCTGAACCAGCACAACTGTCCATCCGCACACAAATGTTCTCCCGCAAAGAGACCCAAACCAGGATCACCACGCTCTCCAGGTCCATCGCGCAAATTTAAGGTCGAATCTGAACCTGAACAGGAAAGTGATGGCAGAAGTAAGTCGGCAGCAAACCAGAAGCCACCAGACTAA
- the nherf2 gene encoding Na(+)/H(+) exchange regulatory cofactor NHE-RF2 — translation MENELRPRLCFLIKGQSGYGFHLHGEKKKGGQFIRTVEPGSPADLAGLRPGDRLVEVNGENVEKESHHQVVNRICETPHRTRLLVVDRETDDYLRRRGLACTEDQAIEMGNLSPRPSPMPTPSASPVPREGSPLFLKSNLRYFFHAPAVDSPTQVSSENKETRASTTSSSATDTEVDPSPEPTVELLPRLCRLVKGENGYCFNLQSDKKKGGQFVRSVDPNSPADRAGLRTGDRIVEVNGVNTKGLRHSEVVALIRSRGDEVSLLVVDQETDELFRRLGITPTTAHTKEVYVDERRAESTPPTPSPTTELPAKDTPVISVTLTDSDIANASPKSRANGSSASHSSRSSTTQSEISSSDMSFQVPEDDDRRISDPFTENGLRLSPTAAEARQKVLATRNKKRAPPMDWSRKQELFSNF, via the exons ATGGAGAACGAGCTGAGACCCAGGCTTTGCTTTCTGATCAAAGGACAGAGCGGATATGGCTTCCACCTGCacggagagaagaagaaaggcgGACAGTTCATCCGCACAGTGGAGCCTGGCTCCCCTGCTGACCTGGCCGGGCTCCGGCCGGGGGACCGACTGGTGGAGGTGAACGGGGagaatgtggaaaaagaaagtcATCATCAG GTGGTAAACCGCATCTGCGAGACGCCCCACCGCACCAGGCTGCTGGTGGTAGACAGAGAAACGGACGACTACCTGCGCAGACGAGGCCTGGCCTGCACAGAAGACCAGGCCATTGAAATGGGAAACCTCTCCCCACGCCCGTCTCCCATGCCCACGCCCTCAGCATCACCCGTACCGAGAGAGGGCTCCCCGCTGTTTCTCAAATCCAACCTCAGATACTTCTTCCATGCTCCTGCTGTGGACTCACCCACTCAGGTGtcctctgaaaacaaagaaacgaGAGCCTCGACGACGTCGAGTTCAGCGACGGACACCGAG GTGGACCCGTCCCCTGAGCCGACGGTGGAGCTCCTCCCTCGTCTGTGCCGCCTGGTGAAGGGGGAGAACGGCTACTGCTTCAACCTGCAGAGCGACAAGAAGAAAGGAGGCCAGTTCGTTCGCTCTGTCGACCCCAACTCGCCTGCAGACAGAGCTGGCCTCCGAACTGGAGACAGGATAGTGGAG gTAAATGGCGTAAACACGAAGGGTCTGCGGCACTCGGAGGTGGTGGCGCTCATCAGATCCAGAGGGGACGAAGTCAGCCTTCTGGTGGTTGACCAGGAAACGGATGAACTCTTCCGCAGACTGGGAATTACCCCAACCACCGCCCACACTAAAG AGGTCTACGTGGATGAAAGACGTGCAGAAAGCACCCCGCCGACCCCGTCCCCAACCACCGAGCTCCCCGCAAAGGACACGCCGGTCATAAGCGTCACTCTGACGGACTCCGACATCGCAAACGCGTCTCCGAAATCCCGAGCCAACGGCAGCTCGGCGTCTCACTCCTCCAGGAGCTCCACCACCCAGTCGGAGATCAGCAGCTCGGACATGAGCTTCCAG GTTCCCGAAGACGACGACAGGCGCATTTCGGACCCCTTCACGGAGAACGGCCTGCGCCTGAGCCCCACCGCTGCTGAGGCGAGACAGAAGGTCCTCGCCACCCGCAACAAGAAGAGAGCGCCCCCTATGGACTGGAGCAGGAAGCAGGAGCTCTTCAGCAACTTTTGA